In a genomic window of Deinococcus aerophilus:
- a CDS encoding GGDEF domain-containing protein: MNGPLPDPVCSPPPPLPPGAGVPRPLLARWEDAQDDTQRAYALNALARYVQLSSWEAARQLVEGALELALRAGSADAAVEALTDLAIICTETSAQVLALEHVAHALRLVKEHALTQRHPGVINARALTRLTAGDEVGARRDLTLALRLARAAGAGHTAAFALVNLAWLASVSGQPELALHQLSLLEEQLVTLERHLQHEMWPFVHEGRAHAYVVLARQARERGRAQAEAEAVRRGLQSIIACHAALVDSPDRTVLMLCESHHSRLKLLAGEVQAAAHHAYASLNHAEALKYVSYPEPYLALAEVHLARHNWEAAQPAFRRALEVGRQHGRFRENQRMLDMMAQWQERAGDLAAALATTREALEEGRLFMDRLAEAEARMEELDAEPTLTDDGAHSWQERLRLAEQQAREDILTGLLNRRGLEEGLRRLSAAAGSPDQPAPPLLVAFVDIDHFKRVNDLLSHALGDQALRTTAQLLAATLPAGSLLGRYGGEEFVVALPLPPDEPDPAGAAHALLDTCRAAVARHAWESLLPGMTLTISIGYALGHPSGLDGHLKVADEHLYQAKRRGRNQVYPPVAADAGPAASHN; the protein is encoded by the coding sequence GTGAACGGCCCCCTTCCCGACCCGGTGTGCAGTCCGCCGCCGCCGCTGCCACCGGGCGCCGGCGTGCCACGGCCGCTGCTCGCCCGCTGGGAGGACGCGCAGGACGACACGCAGCGTGCCTACGCCCTGAATGCCCTGGCCCGGTACGTGCAGCTTTCCTCGTGGGAGGCCGCGCGGCAGCTGGTGGAGGGCGCGCTGGAACTGGCGCTGCGGGCCGGTTCGGCCGACGCGGCGGTCGAGGCGCTCACCGATCTGGCCATCATCTGCACCGAGACCTCGGCCCAGGTGCTCGCGCTGGAACACGTCGCCCACGCCCTGCGGCTGGTCAAGGAACACGCGCTGACGCAGCGGCATCCCGGCGTGATCAACGCCCGTGCGCTGACCCGCCTGACCGCCGGGGACGAGGTGGGCGCGCGCCGTGACCTGACGCTGGCGCTGCGGCTTGCCCGCGCCGCCGGGGCCGGACACACGGCGGCGTTTGCCCTGGTCAATCTGGCGTGGCTGGCGAGCGTGAGCGGCCAGCCCGAGCTGGCCCTGCACCAGCTGAGCCTGCTCGAGGAACAGCTGGTCACGCTGGAACGGCACCTGCAACACGAGATGTGGCCCTTCGTGCACGAGGGCCGCGCCCACGCCTACGTGGTCCTGGCCCGGCAGGCCCGCGAGCGGGGGCGGGCGCAGGCCGAGGCCGAGGCGGTACGGCGCGGGCTGCAGTCCATCATCGCCTGTCACGCCGCCCTGGTCGACTCGCCCGACCGGACCGTGCTGATGCTGTGCGAGTCCCACCACTCGCGCCTGAAACTGCTGGCCGGCGAGGTCCAGGCCGCCGCCCACCACGCCTACGCCTCGCTGAACCATGCCGAGGCCCTGAAATATGTCAGCTACCCGGAACCCTACCTGGCCCTGGCCGAGGTCCACCTGGCCCGCCACAACTGGGAAGCGGCGCAGCCGGCCTTCCGCCGGGCGCTGGAGGTGGGGCGTCAGCACGGACGCTTCCGCGAGAACCAGCGCATGCTGGACATGATGGCGCAGTGGCAGGAGCGGGCCGGGGACCTCGCGGCCGCGCTGGCGACCACCCGCGAGGCGCTGGAGGAGGGGCGGCTGTTCATGGACCGGCTCGCCGAGGCCGAGGCGCGCATGGAGGAACTGGACGCCGAGCCCACCCTGACCGACGACGGAGCGCACTCGTGGCAGGAGCGGCTGCGCCTTGCCGAGCAGCAGGCCCGCGAGGACATCCTGACCGGCCTGCTCAACCGGCGCGGCCTGGAAGAGGGCCTCCGGCGGCTCTCGGCCGCCGCCGGATCACCCGACCAGCCCGCGCCTCCCCTGCTGGTGGCCTTTGTGGACATCGACCACTTCAAGCGGGTCAACGATCTGCTCTCGCACGCGCTGGGCGACCAGGCGCTGCGGACGACCGCCCAGCTGCTCGCCGCCACCCTGCCTGCAGGCAGCCTGCTCGGCCGTTATGGCGGCGAGGAGTTCGTGGTGGCCCTGCCGCTGCCCCCCGACGAACCCGACCCGGCCGGAGCCGCCCACGCCCTGCTCGACACCTGCCGGGCCGCCGTGGCCCGCCACGCCTGGGAAAGCCTGCTGCCCGGCATGACCCTGACCATCAGCATCGGGTATGCCCTGGGCCATCCCAGCGGGCTGGACGGCCACCTCAAGGTCGCCGACGAACACCTGTATCAGGCCAAACGCCGGGGGCGCAATCAGGTGTATCCGCCGGTGGCGGCGGATGCGGGCCCTGCAGCCTCCCACAATTGA
- a CDS encoding ABC transporter ATP-binding protein codes for MSAAALPSIETHDLRKVYRGRAVVDGLSLRVEPAEVFGFLGPNGAGKSTTVKMLLGLVLPSGGEMRVLGGSPADPAVRAQLGFLPEQFRFQTWMTGEEFLHFHGRLAGMRADELRARVPQVLETVGLGGRGGESLGGYSKGMLQRCGLAGAILARPRLVFLDEPTSALDPIGRVEVREIIEGLRAEGVAVFLNSHLLSEVEQVCDRVAFVKEGRVLQQGSMQELMGGVIPVGIRVDALRPGLLEALARLGEVRHTDTQTPGRADIELWLARTDALPAVADAIHASGARLYALTPRRPDLEQMFLELIEAGPGTAAHRPVPEAAHA; via the coding sequence ATGAGCGCCGCTGCCCTTCCCTCCATAGAAACGCACGACCTGCGCAAGGTCTACCGGGGCCGCGCGGTGGTGGATGGCCTGAGTCTGAGGGTCGAGCCGGCCGAGGTCTTCGGGTTCCTGGGACCCAACGGCGCGGGCAAGAGCACCACGGTCAAGATGCTGCTGGGCCTGGTCCTGCCCAGCGGCGGCGAGATGCGGGTGCTCGGCGGATCGCCGGCCGACCCGGCGGTGCGCGCCCAGCTGGGCTTTTTGCCCGAGCAGTTCCGCTTTCAGACGTGGATGACCGGGGAGGAGTTTCTGCACTTTCACGGTCGGCTGGCGGGCATGCGGGCCGATGAGCTGCGCGCCCGGGTGCCGCAGGTGCTGGAAACGGTAGGCCTGGGCGGGCGCGGCGGCGAGTCGCTGGGCGGCTACAGCAAGGGCATGCTGCAACGCTGCGGGCTGGCCGGAGCGATCCTGGCGCGTCCCCGGCTGGTCTTTCTGGACGAGCCGACCAGCGCCCTGGACCCGATCGGCCGGGTGGAGGTGCGCGAGATCATCGAGGGCCTGCGCGCCGAGGGCGTGGCGGTGTTCCTGAATTCCCACCTGCTCTCGGAGGTGGAACAGGTGTGTGACCGGGTGGCCTTCGTCAAGGAGGGCCGGGTACTGCAGCAGGGCAGCATGCAGGAGCTGATGGGCGGTGTGATTCCGGTGGGCATCCGGGTGGACGCGCTGCGTCCGGGCCTGCTCGAGGCCCTGGCCCGGCTGGGTGAGGTCCGCCACACCGACACCCAGACCCCGGGCCGCGCCGACATCGAGCTGTGGCTGGCCCGGACCGACGCGCTGCCCGCCGTGGCCGACGCGATTCATGCGAGTGGTGCGCGGCTCTACGCCCTGACCCCGCGCCGCCCGGACCTGGAGCAGATGTTCCTGGAACTGATCGAGGCGGGACCGGGCACCGCCGCCCACCGTCCGGTCCCGGAGGCCGCCCATGCATAA
- a CDS encoding ABC transporter permease — translation MHNALLIAELSLREATRKRLVSVLLILSTAFIGFYLYGIYRLELNLDQRSLDAGLDGRSLSGLSNLPVMYAAMFGMYLVYFLGALMSVLSTVGSVSGDIENGVMQSVIARPISRAQLVLGRWIGFTVVNVVYVALLGAALIGGVYAITGYLPPAPVPALGLILLAVTLLTALTVLGSTLFTTLANGIGVFVLYGAGFTGGILSAIGTFADSPTLATLGRAANIVMPTNSLWLGASYHLQPDVLLQISQRTRGANPFFGSEPIPAALAVWAAVLAALAVAAAMWRFSRRDL, via the coding sequence ATGCATAACGCCCTGCTGATCGCCGAACTCTCGCTGCGCGAGGCCACCCGCAAGCGGCTGGTGAGCGTGCTGCTTATTCTCAGCACGGCTTTCATCGGGTTTTACCTGTATGGCATCTACCGCCTGGAACTCAATCTGGACCAGCGCTCGCTGGACGCCGGGCTGGACGGGCGCAGCCTGAGCGGGCTGTCCAATCTGCCGGTGATGTACGCCGCGATGTTCGGCATGTACCTCGTGTACTTCCTGGGAGCGCTGATGTCGGTGCTGTCCACCGTCGGCTCGGTGAGCGGCGACATCGAGAACGGCGTGATGCAGAGCGTGATCGCCCGGCCCATCAGCCGCGCGCAGCTGGTGCTGGGGCGCTGGATCGGCTTTACGGTCGTGAACGTGGTGTACGTGGCGCTGCTGGGGGCCGCACTGATCGGCGGGGTGTACGCCATCACCGGCTACCTGCCGCCCGCGCCCGTGCCGGCCCTGGGCCTGATCCTGCTCGCCGTGACCCTGCTCACCGCCCTGACGGTGCTGGGCAGCACGCTGTTCACCACCCTGGCCAACGGCATCGGCGTGTTCGTGCTGTACGGCGCGGGCTTTACGGGCGGCATCCTCAGCGCCATCGGCACCTTTGCCGACAGTCCCACGCTGGCGACCCTGGGCCGCGCCGCCAACATCGTGATGCCCACCAACTCGCTGTGGCTGGGGGCCAGCTACCACCTGCAGCCCGACGTGCTGCTGCAGATCAGCCAGCGGACCCGGGGCGCCAACCCCTTTTTCGGCTCGGAGCCGATTCCCGCCGCGCTGGCGGTCTGGGCCGCCGTGCTGGCCGCGCTGGCCGTGGCGGCGGCCATGTGGCGCTTCAGCCGCCGCGACCTGTAA
- a CDS encoding metal ABC transporter permease, translating into MTLEFLLAPLQYDFMLRALLVSALVGMVCAVLSCFVILKGWSLMGDAVSHAVLPGVVISYLLGLPFVIGAFFFGLLSVSAIGFIQSRSRVKEDTVIGVVFTALFALGLVMISKVSSDVHLSHILFGDVLGIGDSELWQTVIAGAVALIVTLLLRKDLLLYVFDSTHARSIGLNTGVLNYVLLTVLALTIVTALQTVGVILVVAMLITPGATAYLLTDRFSRMLWIAVACGVGSSVIGTYGSYFLDGATGASIVLVQSILFVLAFIFAPKHGQLARRRQQLAERAGELGEGQGNPGSPRAVLGRRQAGDSGKRSDSAAD; encoded by the coding sequence ATGACCCTGGAATTTCTGCTTGCCCCGCTGCAGTACGACTTTATGCTGCGGGCCCTGCTCGTCAGCGCACTGGTGGGAATGGTGTGCGCCGTGCTGTCGTGCTTCGTGATTCTCAAGGGCTGGTCCCTGATGGGCGACGCCGTGTCGCACGCCGTCTTGCCCGGCGTGGTGATCTCGTACCTGCTGGGCCTGCCCTTCGTGATCGGCGCCTTCTTCTTCGGACTGCTCAGCGTGAGCGCCATCGGCTTTATTCAGTCGCGCTCGCGGGTCAAGGAGGACACCGTGATCGGGGTGGTGTTCACGGCCCTGTTCGCGCTGGGACTGGTGATGATCTCCAAGGTGTCCAGCGACGTACACCTCAGCCACATCCTGTTCGGAGACGTGCTGGGCATCGGCGACTCGGAGCTGTGGCAAACGGTGATTGCCGGAGCCGTCGCCCTGATCGTGACCCTGTTGCTGCGCAAGGACCTGCTGCTGTACGTGTTCGACTCGACCCATGCCCGCTCGATCGGCCTGAACACCGGCGTGCTGAATTATGTGCTGCTGACTGTGCTGGCCCTGACCATCGTGACGGCGCTGCAAACGGTGGGCGTGATTCTGGTGGTCGCCATGCTGATCACCCCCGGCGCGACCGCCTACCTGCTCACCGACCGCTTCTCGCGGATGCTGTGGATTGCCGTGGCCTGCGGGGTGGGATCCAGCGTGATCGGCACCTACGGCAGCTACTTTCTGGACGGCGCGACCGGCGCGAGCATCGTGCTCGTGCAGAGCATCCTGTTCGTCCTCGCCTTCATCTTCGCGCCCAAACACGGCCAGCTGGCCCGCCGCCGGCAACAGCTTGCCGAGCGCGCCGGCGAACTGGGCGAGGGGCAGGGCAACCCGGGTTCCCCACGGGCGGTCCTGGGCAGAAGGCAGGCCGGGGATTCCGGCAAGCGCAGCGACAGCGCCGCGGACTGA
- a CDS encoding metal ABC transporter ATP-binding protein yields the protein MTHDRMNALEVHNVSVAYGGGRLALRQATLEVQGGSVCGLVGMNGAGKSTLFKTVMGFLPPLRGTVQVFGQPVNRAQKAGLIAYVPQSEDVDWNFPVSVREVVMMGRQGKMGWLRRPSAADHGLVEESLERVGMGAFAERQIGELSGGQRKRAFLARALAQEGRLLLLDEPFGGVDVGTSEAIIALMGELRREGRSMLVSTHDLGTLESFCDEVALIADRTVLLYGPTGAVLTAENLAHTFGGRSPLHAAPTSRPEARP from the coding sequence ATGACGCACGACCGGATGAACGCGCTGGAGGTTCACAACGTGAGCGTGGCCTACGGCGGCGGACGTCTGGCGCTGCGGCAGGCTACCCTGGAGGTGCAGGGCGGCAGCGTTTGCGGTCTGGTGGGCATGAACGGCGCGGGCAAGAGCACCCTGTTCAAGACCGTGATGGGATTTCTGCCGCCGCTGCGCGGCACGGTACAGGTGTTCGGGCAGCCCGTGAACCGCGCCCAGAAGGCCGGGCTGATCGCCTACGTTCCCCAGAGCGAGGACGTGGACTGGAACTTTCCGGTCAGCGTGCGCGAGGTGGTCATGATGGGCCGCCAGGGCAAGATGGGCTGGCTGCGCCGTCCCAGCGCCGCGGACCATGGGCTGGTGGAGGAAAGTCTGGAGCGTGTAGGCATGGGCGCCTTTGCCGAGCGGCAGATCGGGGAACTCAGTGGCGGGCAGCGCAAACGCGCCTTTCTGGCCCGTGCGCTGGCCCAGGAAGGCCGCCTGCTGCTGCTGGATGAGCCCTTCGGCGGCGTGGATGTGGGCACCAGCGAGGCCATCATCGCGCTGATGGGCGAACTGCGCCGCGAGGGCCGCTCCATGCTGGTCAGCACCCATGACCTGGGCACGCTGGAGAGCTTCTGCGACGAGGTGGCCCTGATTGCCGACCGCACCGTGCTGCTGTATGGCCCCACCGGCGCCGTCCTGACTGCCGAGAACCTGGCCCACACTTTTGGCGGGCGCTCGCCGCTGCACGCTGCTCCCACTTCCCGCCCGGAGGCCCGCCCATGA